The window GGGACCGCTGTCCGGCGGGCCCGGGCGACACCGCACCGGTGCGCCCCGGCCCGCAGCCGCCGGCCGGAGGGGTGCACCCGATGCTGTCGCCGCCCGCGCACCCGCAGCCCGCTCGCCCCGCCCGGCGCGCCCGCCCCCGCCCGGGCGCGCCCCGGCCGCGATGACCCGGGTCCGGAACCTGCGCGTCCGCCCGGACCTGCTCTACGTGGCGAGCGGCTGGAGCACCCTGGTGACCGACGTCCGCGGCCGGATCACCGGCGCCGACCCGCAGGGCTTCTTCGCCCGCAACACCCGGGTCCTCAGCACCGAACGCCTCAGCGTGGACGGCCACGAGCCGGTCCCGTTCAGCACAGCCAACGTGGCGGGGCACGCCCAGCTCTCGTACGCCGCCCTCGGCGACGGCGACACGCTGCCCTCCCGCGCGGCCTACCTGCTGGTGGAGCGCTTCGTCGGCGCGGGCCTGCGGACCCGGCTGACCGTGGTCAGCTACGCGGCCGTGCCCCTGGACCTGCGGCTGCGGATCCACCTCGCCGCCGACTTCGCCGACACCAGCGAGGCCGAGACCGGCCGCCGGGTGCAGTCCGGCACAGTCGACGCGAGCTGGAACGACCAGGACCGGGAGCTCCGCCTGACCTACCGGTGCGACGGCCTCGACCGGGCGGTGGCGATCGGCGTACGGGCCGACACGCCCGTCCGGTACGCCGACGCCACCCTGACGGTCGACCTCGCGGTGCCGCCCCGGGGGTCCCGCCGGGTGGAACTCCTCGTCGAACCCGTCTTCGACGGGCAGCGCCTCGCCGCACCGCCGCCGACCTTCGCCGAGCCGGACGACGCGGCCGCGCGCGCCCGCGGCACCCTGGCCCGCGAACTCGCCCGGCTCGCCAGCAGCAACTTCGACGTCACCGCCGCCTGGCGGTGCGCGGTCGACGACCTGGCCGTGCTGCCGCTGGGAGAACCGGACGGGCCGACGGCGCCCATGGCCGGCCTGCCCATCTACCAGGAGATCTTCGGCCGCGACACGATGACCGCCTCGTGGCAGTCCCTGCTCGCCGGGCCGACGATGCTGGCGGACAGCCTGCGGCTCAACGCCCACCACCTCGGGCGGCGCATCGACGACTGGCGCGACGAGGAGCCCGGCAAGCCGTTGCACGAGGCCCGGCGGGGCCCGGTGTCCACGCTCGGTATCGACCCGTTCGACAGCTACTACGGCGACTGGTCGACCGCGCCGGACTTCCTGGTCTTCCTCGGCCAGTACCTGGCCTGGACCGGGGACCTCGACACGGTACGGGACCTGCTGCCGACCGCGCGGCGCGTGCTGGGCTGGATCGACCGGTTCGGCGACCTCGACCGGGACGGCTTCCTCGAATACCACCGCCGGTCCCCCGCCGGCCTGAAGAACCAGGGGTGGAAGGACTCGGACACCGCCATCGTCGACGAGCACGGCGAGGTGGTGCCGAACCCGATCGCGACCAGCGAGTTGCAGGCGTACTGGTACGCCGCCCTGCGGCACGCCGGGGTGGTGTTCGCCGCGACCGGTCACCCCGCGTACGGCGCCGGGCTGGTCCGCCGGGCCGCCGCCCTGCGGCGCCGCTTCCACCGGGCCTACTGGATGCCGGACCGGGGCTACCACGCGTTGGCGCTGGGGCCGGACAAGCGGCAGGTGCGCTCGGTCAACTCCAACGACGGCCACCTGCTGGCCACGGGGATCGTGCCCGCCCGCATCGCGCCCCTCGTCGCCGACCGGCTGCTCGCCCCCGACATGTTCAGCGGCTGGGGGGTGCGCACCCTGTCCTCGGCACACCCGGCGTACGACCCGTTCAGCTACCACCGGGGCAGCGTCTGGCCGGTCGAGGCGGGCACGATCGGCCTGGGGCTGGCCCGGTACGGCTGCTGGGAACACCTGCACCGGCTCGCGGAGGGGATGTTCTCCGCGGCGGCGCTCTTCACGGAGCATCGCCTGCCGGAGGTGCTCAGCGGACTGCCCCGCGACGACGCCCATCCGCACCCGGGCGTCTACCCGGACTCCTGCTCCCCGCAGGCCTGGTCCGCCAGCGCGGTCGTCGCGCTGGTCCAGGCGCTGTTGGCGCTGCGCCCGGCCGCGCCGCTGCGGACGATATTCGTCGACCCGCACCTGCCGGAGTGGCTGCCGGACCTCACGCTGGAGGGCGTGCGCGTGGGCGGGCGCACCGTCGACCTGACCGTACGCCGCGGGCGCGGCGGGCGCACGTCGCTGCGCGCCCGGGGCGACCGGATCGCGGTGGTCCGCCGGCCCACGCTCCAGGCCTCGGCGACCCACCGCCGGTCCTGACCGGCCGATGCCCGGACCAGGTCCGTGGAGACGCCGCGCCCGGGCCGGCCGGCACAACGCGGAATCGGCGTCCGCAGCCGTCAGGGCTAGGATCCGGTGGTGGCCGATCAGGGGCTCATCCAGGACGACGAACGGTTGCGCCGCATCGAGGCCGTGACCGACGCGACGCTGTCCCGTCTCGACGCGGCCGACCTCTTCGACGAACTCCTCGACCGCGTCCGGGACCTGCTCGACGTCGACACGGCGGCCATCCTCATGCTGGACACGCACTCCCAGCAGCTCGTGGCCACCGCGGCCAAGGGGCTGGAGGAGGAGGTCCGGCAGGGGTTCCGCGTCTCCGTGGGCCGCGGGTTCGCCGGCCGGATCGCCCTGACCGGACGGCCGGTGATCATCGAGGAGGTCACCCCCGACGTCGTGGTCAACCCGGTCCTGCTGTCGATGGGGCTGCGGTCGCTGCTCGGCGTGCCGATGTTCGCCAGGGGCGAGCTGATCGGCGTGTTGCACGTGGGCACGCTGGGCCACCGCCGGTTCACCACCGACGACGTACGCCTGCTGGAGCTGGTCGCCGACCGGGCCAGCCTGGCCAACCTCGCCCGGTCCCACAACCTCGACCACAACGCCGCCCTCGCCCTGCAACGCAGCCTGCTGCCCGCCCGACTGCCCCGCCTGCCGGGCCTGGACATGGCCGCCCGGTACGTGCCCGGGCACGTCGCCGGAATCGGCGGCGACTGGTACGACGTGTTCGTCCTGCCCTCGGGCTGGCTGGGCCTGGTCATCGGCGACGTGTCGGGCCACGGCCTGCAGTCGGCCGTGGTCATGGGGCGCGTCCGCAGCGCGCTGCGCGCCTACGCGCTGGTCTGCGACGACCCGGCGGAGGCGTTGACGCTCCTCGACCGCAAGGTCAGCCACTTCGAGGCCGGAAACCTCACCACGGCGCTCTACGCCATGGTCTCCCCCGACCGGACCCGCATCCGGCTCTCCGCCGCCGGGCACCTGCGCCCCGTCCTCGCCGTGCCGGGCCAGCGGGGCGCGCCCGTCCCGGTCCACGCCGATCCCCCGCTCGGCACGGGTCGCCGGCCGCCGCCCCGGCAGCAGGCGGAGGTGGACTTCCCGCCGGGCGCGGTGCTCGTCTGCTTCACCGACGGCCTCGTCGAACGCCGCCACGAGGTCATCGACGTCGGTCTCGACCAGCTCGCCCATGTGGTCCGGCCGGCACCGGCCGAGCAGGTGTGCGCCGAGGTCATGGACGCCCTCGGCGCCGAGCAGCCGACCGACGACATCGCCATGCTCGTCGTCCACCGGCTCCTGACCCCGCACTGATCCGTCAGGCCGCCCGCGCCCAGGTGCGCCGTCCGGACGGACGACGCCACCCGCGTGGTCGCCGGCCCGTTTGGCGGGACGCGATCGCGGAAAGAGTGGCGGGCATGAAGTGGGCAAGCCGAGCCGTACCCGCCGCCGTCGCCGCCGTCGCGGCCCTCGCCGCGCGTGACCTGATCCAGCGCGACCACGCGTTGCTGCGTACCTTCCCGGTCCTCGGCCGGGCCCGGTACCTGCTGGAGTCCATCGGGCCGGAGCTGCGCCAGTACATCGTCGCGGGCAACAACGAGGAACGGCCGTTCACCCGCGACCAGCGCCGCTGGGTGTACGCGTCGGCGAAGCAGCAGAACAACTACTTCGGCTTCGGCACCGACAACGACATCGAATTCACGCCCGGATATCCGATCATCAAGCACCGCACCTTCGGCCGGGCCGTCCCGCCGTCGACACCGGGCGCCGGACACGACGTGCGACTGCCGTGCGCCAAGGTGCTCGGCGCCGCGCGGGGCCGCGCCCACGCGTTCCGGCCCGAGTCGGTGGTGAACATCTCCGGGATGAGCTTCGGCTCGTTGTCCGGCAACGCCGTCGAGGCGCTCAACCGGGGCGCCGCCCTGGCCGGCTGTTTCCAGAACACCGGCGAGGGCGGGCTGTCGCCGTACCACCGCAAGGGCGGTGACCTGGTCTTCCAGATCGGCACCGCGTACTTCGGCTGCCGCGACGAACGCGGCCGGTTCAGCCTGGACCGGCTCAGGGACCTGGTCGCCGGCGCGCCGGTGCGGGCGCTGGAGATCAAGCTCAGCCAGGGCGCGAAGCCCAGCCTCGGCGGCCTGCTGCCGGCGGCCAAGGTCTCCGCGGAGATCGCGGCGACCCGGGGCATCCCGCAGGGGCGCGACTGCGTCAGCCCGTCGCGGCACGCCGAGTTCTCCGACTGCGACAGCCTGCTCGACTGGGTGGAGCTGCTCGCCGCCGAGACGGGCCTGCCGGTAGGCATCAAGTCCGCGGTGGGCGACCTCGGCTTCTGGGAGGAGCTGACCACCCTGATGCGCGACACCGGGCGTGGGGTCGACTTCGTCACCATCGACGGCGGCGAGGGCGGCACCGGCGCCGCGCCACTGATCTTCACGGACTCGGTGTCGCTGCCGTTCCAGCAGGGCTTCACCCGGGTCTACAAGGTCTTCGCCGAGCGCGACCTGCACGAGCAGGTGGTGTTCGTCGGCGCCGGCAAGCTCGGCCTGCCCGACAACGCGGTGGTGGCGTTCGCGCTCGGCTGCGACATGGTCAACGTCGGCCGGGAGGCGATGCTGGCGATCGGCTGCATCCAGGCCCAGAAGTGCCACACCGACACCTGCCCCACCGGCGTCGCCACCCAGAACCAGTGGCTCGCCCGGGGCGTGGACCCGGGCTCGAAGTCGGTCCGCGCGGCCAACTACATCCGGACGCTGCGCCGCGACCTGGTCAAGGTCGCCGAGGCGTGCGGCGTCGAGCACCCGGGCCTCATCGACACCGACGCGATCGAGATCCTCGACGGCCGGACCGCCTCGCACCCCCTGCACGAGGTGTACGGCTACCGCCCCGGGTGGGGCCTGCCGTCCGCCGCCGACCGGGCGCAGATCGCCCGGCTGATGACGGCGGAGGCCCCGCAGGGCGGCACCGCCCCGCCGTCGCCGACCGCGATGTCCTGACCCGCCGCGACGCGCCGCACGAGTACGCGCGGAGTTCCTGGCCGCCGCGGGAGGACGCCTAGCATCGCCGGAATGTCGATCACCCCTCGGCGGTGCCGGATCCTGATGCTCGCCGCGGCCGTCCTCTTCGTGCTCGTCGCCCTCGTCGTGCGCGCGGCGGCCGGCGGCGGCCTCGAACAGCACTCCGGCACCGCGCTGTACGCCTGCGTGGTCTGGGCCGGCGTGTTGTTCCTCCGGCCGCGGCTGTCGCCGCCGGTGGCCGGCGCGGTCGCGGTCGCCTTCTGCTGGGCGGTCGAGTTGTCGCAGTTGACCGGGGTACCGGCGGCGCTGTCGGCGCGCAGCCCGCTGGCACGGCTCGCGCTCGGGGCGCAGTTCGACCCGGTCGATCTCGCCTGGTACCCGGTCGGGGTGCTCCCGCTGGTGGCGGTGCACCGGATCGTCGCCGCCCGCGCCCGGCGTCGGCGGACCACGGTGTGAGCGGGCGACGCCGTTAATGGCGCGCGTCGGGTGCACGACCGCACCTATCGTGGCCCGGTGCTGATCAGACGCGAGACCCCCGCCGACGTCGACGCGATCCGGGCGGTGCACCTGGCCGCCTTCGCCGACCCGGAGAAGCCGGACGCCGTACCCGTCGAGGCGGGGTTGGTGGACGCGCTGCGGGCGGACGACGGGTGGCTGCCGGCCCTCTCCCTCGTCGCGGCCGACGACGCCGGGCGGGTGGTCGGGCACGTGGTGTGCACCCGTGGCCGGGT is drawn from Micromonospora sp. NBC_01740 and contains these coding sequences:
- a CDS encoding ribosomal maturation YjgA family protein, which gives rise to MSITPRRCRILMLAAAVLFVLVALVVRAAAGGGLEQHSGTALYACVVWAGVLFLRPRLSPPVAGAVAVAFCWAVELSQLTGVPAALSARSPLARLALGAQFDPVDLAWYPVGVLPLVAVHRIVAARARRRRTTV
- a CDS encoding amylo-alpha-1,6-glucosidase translates to MTRVRNLRVRPDLLYVASGWSTLVTDVRGRITGADPQGFFARNTRVLSTERLSVDGHEPVPFSTANVAGHAQLSYAALGDGDTLPSRAAYLLVERFVGAGLRTRLTVVSYAAVPLDLRLRIHLAADFADTSEAETGRRVQSGTVDASWNDQDRELRLTYRCDGLDRAVAIGVRADTPVRYADATLTVDLAVPPRGSRRVELLVEPVFDGQRLAAPPPTFAEPDDAAARARGTLARELARLASSNFDVTAAWRCAVDDLAVLPLGEPDGPTAPMAGLPIYQEIFGRDTMTASWQSLLAGPTMLADSLRLNAHHLGRRIDDWRDEEPGKPLHEARRGPVSTLGIDPFDSYYGDWSTAPDFLVFLGQYLAWTGDLDTVRDLLPTARRVLGWIDRFGDLDRDGFLEYHRRSPAGLKNQGWKDSDTAIVDEHGEVVPNPIATSELQAYWYAALRHAGVVFAATGHPAYGAGLVRRAAALRRRFHRAYWMPDRGYHALALGPDKRQVRSVNSNDGHLLATGIVPARIAPLVADRLLAPDMFSGWGVRTLSSAHPAYDPFSYHRGSVWPVEAGTIGLGLARYGCWEHLHRLAEGMFSAAALFTEHRLPEVLSGLPRDDAHPHPGVYPDSCSPQAWSASAVVALVQALLALRPAAPLRTIFVDPHLPEWLPDLTLEGVRVGGRTVDLTVRRGRGGRTSLRARGDRIAVVRRPTLQASATHRRS
- a CDS encoding FMN-binding glutamate synthase family protein; the protein is MKWASRAVPAAVAAVAALAARDLIQRDHALLRTFPVLGRARYLLESIGPELRQYIVAGNNEERPFTRDQRRWVYASAKQQNNYFGFGTDNDIEFTPGYPIIKHRTFGRAVPPSTPGAGHDVRLPCAKVLGAARGRAHAFRPESVVNISGMSFGSLSGNAVEALNRGAALAGCFQNTGEGGLSPYHRKGGDLVFQIGTAYFGCRDERGRFSLDRLRDLVAGAPVRALEIKLSQGAKPSLGGLLPAAKVSAEIAATRGIPQGRDCVSPSRHAEFSDCDSLLDWVELLAAETGLPVGIKSAVGDLGFWEELTTLMRDTGRGVDFVTIDGGEGGTGAAPLIFTDSVSLPFQQGFTRVYKVFAERDLHEQVVFVGAGKLGLPDNAVVAFALGCDMVNVGREAMLAIGCIQAQKCHTDTCPTGVATQNQWLARGVDPGSKSVRAANYIRTLRRDLVKVAEACGVEHPGLIDTDAIEILDGRTASHPLHEVYGYRPGWGLPSAADRAQIARLMTAEAPQGGTAPPSPTAMS
- a CDS encoding PP2C family protein-serine/threonine phosphatase, producing the protein MADQGLIQDDERLRRIEAVTDATLSRLDAADLFDELLDRVRDLLDVDTAAILMLDTHSQQLVATAAKGLEEEVRQGFRVSVGRGFAGRIALTGRPVIIEEVTPDVVVNPVLLSMGLRSLLGVPMFARGELIGVLHVGTLGHRRFTTDDVRLLELVADRASLANLARSHNLDHNAALALQRSLLPARLPRLPGLDMAARYVPGHVAGIGGDWYDVFVLPSGWLGLVIGDVSGHGLQSAVVMGRVRSALRAYALVCDDPAEALTLLDRKVSHFEAGNLTTALYAMVSPDRTRIRLSAAGHLRPVLAVPGQRGAPVPVHADPPLGTGRRPPPRQQAEVDFPPGAVLVCFTDGLVERRHEVIDVGLDQLAHVVRPAPAEQVCAEVMDALGAEQPTDDIAMLVVHRLLTPH